The Bacillales bacterium genome contains a region encoding:
- the katG gene encoding catalase/peroxidase HPI, which translates to MDHNQMHDSEAGKCPVSHGNSQEESAVTTKKVGTTNKHWWPNQLNLHILHQHDKKTNPMDEDFNYAEAFKKLDYEALKQDLRELMKTSQDWWPADYGHYGPLFIRMSWHSAGTYRVGDGRGGGATGSQRFAPLNSWPDNANLDKARRLLWPIKQKYGNNISWADLLVLAGNVALEDMGLQTFGFGGGREDVWHPEEDVYWGNETEWLGDNRHSGDRELENPLAAVQMGLIYVNPEGPNGEPDPVASAKDIRETFARMGMNDYETVALIAGGHTFGKAHGAGDPEKVGPDPESAEIEEMGLGWKSSHGSGKGRDTITSGVDGAWTANPTKWDNGYFDLLFGYEWEKTKSRSGANQWAPVNPKEEHLAPDAEDATMKVPTFMTTADMALRMDPDYEKISRHFHEHPDEFEEAFARAWFKLLHRDMGPKSRYLGPEVPEEDLIWQDPIPAVDYELSDEEITDLKKKILDSGLTVSELVKTAWASASTYRGSDMRGGANGARIRLAPQKDWEANEPEQLAKVLSVYEKIQDELNKKVSLADLIVLGGSAAVEKAAKDAGVDVTVPFAPGRGDATDEMTDAESFDVLKPVSDGFRNYQEKEFAVSPEELLVDKAQLLGLTAPEMTVLIGGMRVLGANYKGMKHGVFTDRLGTLTNDFFVNLLDMGIEWKPAGFNRYEGRDRKTGKVVRTATRVDLVFGSNSILRAYAEVYAQHDNKEKFVRDFVNAWVKVMNADRFDLK; encoded by the coding sequence ATGGATCACAACCAGATGCATGACAGTGAAGCTGGAAAATGCCCTGTATCGCACGGAAATAGCCAGGAAGAAAGTGCAGTAACGACGAAGAAAGTCGGGACAACGAATAAACATTGGTGGCCGAACCAACTGAATTTGCACATCCTTCATCAACATGATAAAAAGACGAATCCGATGGATGAAGACTTTAATTATGCGGAAGCATTCAAGAAGCTGGATTATGAGGCATTGAAGCAGGATCTTCGCGAGCTCATGAAGACGAGCCAAGACTGGTGGCCGGCTGATTACGGTCATTATGGACCGCTCTTTATCCGAATGTCGTGGCATTCTGCTGGTACTTACCGAGTCGGTGACGGACGCGGTGGAGGGGCAACCGGTTCACAACGTTTCGCTCCGCTCAACAGCTGGCCGGATAACGCCAACTTGGATAAAGCCCGCAGGTTGTTGTGGCCGATCAAACAAAAATACGGAAACAACATTTCATGGGCGGATCTGCTTGTGCTCGCAGGTAACGTTGCGCTTGAAGACATGGGTTTGCAAACCTTTGGATTCGGCGGCGGACGCGAGGATGTCTGGCATCCTGAAGAAGACGTCTATTGGGGCAATGAAACGGAATGGCTCGGAGATAACCGTCATTCCGGAGATCGCGAGCTGGAAAATCCGTTGGCAGCCGTTCAAATGGGGCTTATTTACGTGAATCCGGAAGGACCGAACGGCGAACCGGACCCGGTTGCCAGCGCAAAAGACATCCGCGAAACCTTCGCTCGGATGGGCATGAACGATTATGAGACCGTCGCGCTGATTGCCGGCGGACACACTTTTGGAAAAGCGCACGGAGCCGGCGATCCTGAAAAAGTCGGACCGGATCCGGAATCCGCAGAAATCGAGGAGATGGGCTTAGGCTGGAAAAGCTCGCACGGCAGCGGCAAAGGCCGCGACACGATCACGAGCGGCGTCGACGGCGCTTGGACCGCTAATCCGACGAAGTGGGACAACGGGTATTTCGATTTGCTGTTCGGCTACGAATGGGAGAAAACGAAAAGCCGATCAGGCGCCAATCAATGGGCACCGGTCAACCCGAAAGAGGAACATCTGGCCCCGGATGCCGAAGATGCCACAATGAAAGTCCCTACTTTTATGACAACCGCCGACATGGCGTTGCGAATGGACCCGGATTATGAAAAAATTTCACGCCATTTCCACGAGCACCCGGATGAATTCGAAGAAGCTTTCGCCCGGGCATGGTTCAAGCTGCTCCATCGCGATATGGGACCGAAATCGCGCTACCTTGGACCAGAAGTGCCGGAAGAAGATTTGATCTGGCAAGATCCGATTCCCGCAGTCGACTATGAGCTGAGTGATGAAGAAATCACAGACTTGAAAAAGAAAATCCTTGATTCGGGCCTCACCGTCAGTGAGCTCGTCAAAACGGCTTGGGCATCTGCCAGCACGTACCGCGGCTCCGATATGCGCGGCGGAGCGAATGGCGCACGCATCCGGCTCGCTCCCCAGAAAGATTGGGAAGCCAACGAGCCTGAACAACTGGCGAAAGTGCTCTCTGTCTATGAAAAAATTCAGGACGAATTGAATAAAAAAGTGAGTTTGGCCGATCTGATTGTACTTGGCGGCAGCGCAGCGGTGGAAAAAGCCGCAAAAGACGCCGGTGTTGACGTGACGGTACCGTTCGCACCGGGACGCGGCGACGCCACGGACGAGATGACCGATGCGGAAAGCTTCGACGTGCTGAAACCGGTATCGGACGGATTCCGCAACTATCAGGAGAAGGAATTCGCGGTCAGCCCAGAGGAATTGTTGGTCGACAAAGCCCAGCTGCTCGGCCTGACCGCACCGGAAATGACGGTGCTGATCGGCGGCATGCGTGTGCTCGGTGCCAACTATAAAGGCATGAAGCACGGGGTATTTACGGATCGCCTCGGTACCCTTACGAATGACTTTTTCGTGAATCTGCTGGACATGGGCATCGAATGGAAGCCGGCCGGCTTTAATCGTTACGAAGGACGCGACCGCAAAACCGGCAAAGTGGTTCGCACCGCCACACGCGTCGATCTCGTCTTCGGTTCCAACTCGATCCTCCGTGCCTATGCAGAAGTGTATGCCCAACACGACAACAAGGAAAAATTCGTGCGCGACTTTGTTAACGCCTGGGTGAAAGTCATGAACGCCGACCGTTTCGACTTGAAATAA
- a CDS encoding FUSC family protein — MNKFTWISGWLTEAWDRLVASDPGLTRLQMAGSAATGVASALLIEFLFAALVHAEKMGTIIFMLLGAIVTMMGMMALNGPRIWPKIRVAVFFPVAIGIGLLCGVFVSGNTDLMLVIFVVIMFAAVFVRQYGIPFFFYGFMGWMGYFFAIFTHAKLSMLPMYIVAIIIGTLWVLLLSSTLMRTNPPKNLRRTLSSFSSRSRTMIRDCADVLLASDEKQRQRLKRKLHATQVKVSEAALMAEGWTAEPGALPEDTSGPSLRRLLIDVQHVLDRIADGSHTLIASQNDEVIGRAAEITEHLAQREDAAVKAEVEAFIQYSQEAKQNGNVTNVQDGKSVHLAVMQFSEAVMEFMNLSEQLRTGHLDKDASEEEIDEFEPVVGLFFGNLSGSPAIAREVSARGAGWNPLARMSLVNRQALQVAVAGGLAIWLGRELSPTRYYWAVIAAFVMFTGTATRSETFLKGLNRVLGTLVGLIAAIYAAHLTAGHILWVLFTIVACIFCGFYLIRLSYAYMIFFITIMVGQLYSVMHMFSPGLLVLRFEETIIGAFVGFIVALIFVPLSTRDTIRLARNNMLKGLSELLEASAEKLSNPEKQVNLDALTLTLDDRIRQLSLVVKPLTSIIMRRQNSRVRHRVALYAAIANDARALTVALRRPDTAAAEELSSACTNLAKTASQLTEHDPSNAQSTAKDKIAEAEKILFGDMSIKPNEWAVHPIYTRILQLKRLLQELCENPADPL; from the coding sequence TTGAATAAGTTCACTTGGATCTCAGGTTGGTTGACGGAAGCGTGGGATCGTTTGGTGGCATCGGATCCAGGACTCACCCGTTTGCAGATGGCAGGTTCTGCCGCGACTGGTGTCGCGAGCGCATTGTTGATTGAGTTTCTGTTTGCGGCGCTCGTTCATGCCGAAAAAATGGGGACGATTATTTTTATGCTGCTCGGCGCCATTGTTACGATGATGGGGATGATGGCCCTCAACGGACCCAGGATTTGGCCGAAGATTCGTGTCGCCGTCTTTTTCCCTGTGGCCATCGGCATTGGTTTGTTATGCGGTGTTTTCGTGAGCGGGAATACCGATCTCATGCTAGTCATTTTCGTGGTGATTATGTTTGCCGCGGTGTTTGTTCGCCAATACGGCATTCCTTTTTTCTTTTACGGTTTCATGGGTTGGATGGGCTATTTTTTTGCGATCTTCACGCATGCAAAACTGTCCATGCTCCCGATGTATATCGTGGCAATCATCATAGGGACCTTGTGGGTGCTGTTGTTGTCATCAACATTGATGCGCACGAATCCGCCAAAAAATTTACGCCGAACACTTTCGTCTTTCAGCTCTCGCTCCCGCACGATGATTCGGGATTGTGCCGACGTCTTGCTCGCCTCAGACGAAAAACAACGGCAACGGTTAAAGCGGAAGCTGCACGCCACCCAAGTTAAGGTCTCGGAAGCGGCATTGATGGCCGAAGGATGGACGGCCGAACCTGGTGCGTTACCGGAAGATACATCCGGACCTTCTTTACGTAGGCTTTTAATTGATGTCCAACACGTGTTGGATCGGATTGCTGATGGTTCGCACACTTTGATCGCCAGTCAAAATGACGAGGTCATTGGACGAGCTGCTGAAATTACTGAACATTTGGCGCAGCGGGAGGATGCAGCGGTTAAAGCGGAGGTTGAAGCTTTCATTCAATATTCGCAGGAAGCAAAACAAAACGGAAACGTGACGAACGTACAGGATGGAAAGAGTGTTCATTTAGCCGTCATGCAATTTTCCGAAGCCGTCATGGAATTTATGAATTTGTCGGAACAATTGAGAACCGGTCATTTAGACAAAGATGCAAGTGAAGAAGAGATCGATGAATTTGAACCGGTGGTCGGGCTCTTTTTCGGGAATTTGTCTGGATCCCCCGCCATCGCACGCGAAGTTTCGGCACGCGGCGCGGGTTGGAATCCGTTGGCACGCATGAGTCTCGTCAACCGCCAAGCGCTGCAAGTGGCGGTTGCCGGCGGGTTGGCGATTTGGCTTGGACGGGAATTGTCGCCCACCCGTTATTATTGGGCGGTCATTGCCGCATTTGTCATGTTTACCGGAACCGCGACAAGATCAGAAACTTTTTTAAAAGGACTCAACCGGGTACTTGGTACGCTCGTTGGGTTGATTGCCGCGATCTATGCGGCACATCTGACTGCCGGACACATCCTTTGGGTGCTCTTTACGATCGTCGCCTGCATTTTTTGCGGGTTCTATTTGATCCGGTTGTCCTATGCTTACATGATTTTTTTCATTACGATTATGGTTGGGCAATTGTACAGCGTCATGCATATGTTCTCTCCGGGATTGCTTGTGTTAAGATTTGAAGAGACCATCATCGGTGCCTTTGTAGGTTTTATCGTGGCGCTTATTTTTGTGCCGTTATCGACGCGCGATACGATTCGGCTCGCACGCAATAATATGTTGAAAGGTTTAAGCGAGTTGCTGGAGGCTTCTGCCGAGAAACTTTCGAATCCAGAAAAACAGGTGAACTTGGATGCATTGACTTTGACGTTGGATGACCGCATACGTCAGCTGTCGCTTGTGGTCAAACCGCTCACAAGTATCATTATGAGAAGACAAAATTCACGTGTGCGCCATCGTGTGGCGCTTTACGCTGCGATTGCTAATGATGCTCGTGCATTGACGGTCGCCTTGCGTCGGCCGGATACGGCAGCGGCGGAAGAACTTTCGTCTGCTTGCACAAATTTGGCGAAAACCGCATCGCAATTGACAGAGCATGATCCATCAAACGCGCAATCAACAGCAAAGGATAAAATCGCTGAGGCTGAAAAAATTTTGTTTGGCGACATGTCCATCAAGCCGAACGAATGGGCAGTCCATCCGATTTACACCCGCATTTTGCAATTGAAACGTTTGTTGCAAGAGCTATGTGAAAACCCGGCGGACCCCTTGTAG
- a CDS encoding YdeI/OmpD-associated family protein: MAKTFVEKLNLQKYKRVVVLGMPENQDYFTGLINYDTELAEDACDLIFAFVLDVEALKATVNRVIENDHLEANGYLFLAYPKKGNKRYETYIHRDELFKHLGADKEGYVGKSDLKFSRMVGLDDVFTVAGLKREDRKKKRNSTKTSQRVDDYIEKIADIEQDLRDTPDLLAFYQSLTPGYQKDWARYVYSAKQEATKQKRREEMKKILGAGYKSRDLYRNR, translated from the coding sequence ATGGCGAAGACTTTCGTGGAGAAGTTGAATTTGCAAAAATATAAGCGCGTCGTCGTGCTGGGGATGCCAGAGAATCAGGATTATTTCACGGGGTTAATAAATTATGATACCGAGTTGGCAGAGGATGCCTGCGATTTGATTTTTGCATTTGTGTTGGACGTGGAGGCGTTAAAAGCGACGGTCAACCGGGTCATCGAAAACGATCACTTGGAGGCGAACGGTTATCTGTTTCTCGCTTATCCGAAGAAAGGCAATAAACGATATGAAACGTATATACATAGGGATGAATTATTCAAACACCTCGGTGCTGATAAAGAAGGATATGTCGGAAAAAGTGATTTGAAATTCTCTCGCATGGTCGGATTGGACGATGTTTTCACTGTTGCAGGGTTGAAGCGTGAGGATCGAAAGAAGAAACGGAATTCAACGAAAACGAGTCAACGGGTCGACGATTATATCGAAAAAATTGCTGATATCGAGCAAGATTTGCGGGATACGCCGGACTTGCTTGCTTTTTACCAATCGTTGACGCCTGGATATCAGAAAGATTGGGCGCGTTACGTATACAGCGCAAAGCAAGAAGCGACAAAGCAAAAACGCCGGGAAGAAATGAAGAAAATTCTTGGCGCCGGCTACAAAAGCCGCGACCTTTATCGCAATCGATGA
- a CDS encoding histidine kinase N-terminal 7TM domain-containing protein, translated as MGYNQYLSVLLIAITCCLLYIAYLAWRKRELPVALSLCIGMCAGAFYSFGYAFELISSNLDQIRFWLRIEYIGISIGPYMWFIMVLQYTGHRALLRKWILVLLAAGPVFTLLSEYTNRWHHLFYKTMAISRSEGFPLVSTTPGPFYLLHVLYSYILVVIGMWLLSRMYRRTTGYMKKQVIFMMIGSAGPYVITLVYLSGILGSPIDISPFGFLFSGIFFTWGIYQYQMLKLVPHALNKVFNSMKDAVIVLDLDNSITSFNKSAKQIFRGLNDRKVIGQSVTYVLAAYPELIAAIAQGTSLRQKIKISHDNNIKHYQMHVSEVYGKEPNCIGKMVLLTDITEAVFAEEKLVANAKQLREMNAFKDQLFKVIAHDIRDPLSILVSLMEILREEMETCGDKHEEIAHSMEQQIQKTFSIAEHLLDWFRSQQGGLMFDPIVWRLTEVVQKNIELLHIQSERKRIRIQSEISDDIMIYGDKEMLDLIIRNLLSNAVKFTHEGGRIELKAVQDGDKVIVSIEDTGKGIGPDQVHGLLKGQKFNLTPSMGTAGERGIGIGLTLCKEFVKINGGDLWFESTPEQGSTFYFSIPASEEKPATTRRMNREEAQ; from the coding sequence ATGGGCTATAACCAGTATTTATCTGTGTTATTGATAGCGATCACATGTTGTCTCCTGTACATAGCTTATCTTGCATGGCGGAAAAGGGAACTTCCGGTTGCGCTGAGCTTGTGCATCGGAATGTGCGCAGGCGCTTTTTATTCTTTCGGTTATGCCTTTGAACTGATCAGCTCCAACCTGGACCAAATTCGTTTTTGGCTCAGGATTGAATATATTGGAATTTCAATCGGTCCATACATGTGGTTTATTATGGTGTTGCAATATACCGGTCATCGCGCACTGCTGCGAAAATGGATTTTGGTGTTGCTGGCCGCCGGTCCCGTCTTTACATTGCTAAGTGAATATACGAATAGGTGGCATCATTTATTTTATAAAACGATGGCCATTTCGAGGTCAGAAGGTTTTCCGCTCGTTTCGACGACTCCAGGTCCTTTTTATCTTCTTCATGTCCTTTATTCATACATTCTTGTTGTCATTGGCATGTGGTTGTTGAGTCGAATGTATCGAAGAACGACCGGTTACATGAAAAAACAAGTCATTTTTATGATGATCGGATCGGCCGGTCCGTACGTGATCACTTTGGTTTATTTGAGCGGCATTTTAGGATCTCCGATCGATATTTCTCCTTTCGGGTTTCTTTTTTCGGGGATTTTCTTTACGTGGGGCATTTATCAATATCAAATGTTGAAATTGGTTCCGCACGCGTTGAACAAAGTTTTCAACTCGATGAAAGATGCCGTAATCGTGTTGGATTTGGATAACAGTATCACAAGTTTCAACAAGTCAGCGAAGCAAATCTTTCGGGGTTTAAACGATCGAAAAGTTATTGGTCAATCCGTTACATACGTACTTGCCGCTTACCCGGAACTAATTGCAGCCATCGCGCAGGGAACCTCTTTACGACAGAAAATCAAAATCTCACATGACAACAACATCAAACATTACCAAATGCACGTCTCGGAGGTTTATGGCAAGGAACCTAACTGCATTGGAAAGATGGTTTTGTTGACCGACATCACCGAGGCTGTTTTTGCTGAAGAGAAACTGGTCGCCAATGCAAAACAATTAAGGGAAATGAATGCTTTTAAAGATCAATTGTTTAAGGTCATCGCCCATGATATTCGAGATCCGCTTTCGATTCTTGTCAGTTTGATGGAAATTTTGAGAGAGGAAATGGAAACCTGTGGGGACAAACATGAGGAAATCGCTCATTCCATGGAACAGCAAATTCAAAAAACATTTTCCATTGCCGAGCATCTGCTTGATTGGTTCAGGAGTCAACAAGGCGGGCTGATGTTCGACCCAATTGTATGGCGTTTGACTGAAGTTGTTCAGAAGAATATCGAATTACTACATATTCAAAGCGAGCGAAAACGCATTCGCATCCAGTCGGAGATCTCGGACGATATAATGATTTACGGCGATAAAGAGATGCTCGATTTGATCATCCGAAATCTTTTATCCAATGCGGTGAAATTCACTCACGAAGGCGGGCGAATCGAGTTAAAAGCGGTTCAAGACGGCGACAAAGTCATCGTTTCCATCGAAGATACCGGAAAAGGCATAGGACCGGACCAAGTCCACGGTTTGCTGAAGGGGCAAAAATTTAATTTAACACCTTCGATGGGGACCGCCGGGGAACGGGGAATTGGAATCGGGCTAACGCTATGCAAGGAATTTGTCAAAATCAACGGCGGGGATTTGTGGTTCGAAAGCACGCCTGAACAAGGAAGCACCTTTTATTTCTCGATTCCCGCTTCCGAAGAAAAACCGGCGACAACCCGTAGAATGAACCGGGAGGAGGCACAATGA